A portion of the Sulfuriferula sp. AH1 genome contains these proteins:
- the pilB gene encoding type IV-A pilus assembly ATPase PilB produces the protein MSATSSPILLTGLARALVSQQWLTEEEAEALMKHAKSNNESFVTQVLNTKKIKSLKLAEFAATQFGFPYFDLNAIDPEVIPKKVLDSKLIQHRRVVALYQRGNRLSVAVSDPTNLQAIDEIKFQTNLAVDIIVVEDDKLGKLVAQIGESENNTLASLDAEDIDLDFTDDEAIAKAKANEAETADIDDAPVVRYLQKILLDAINDGVSDIHFEPYEKFYRIRYRLDGVLREIAQPPLAIKDKLSSRIKVISKLDISEKRVPQDGRMKLVLSKNRAIDFRVSTLPTLYGEKIVMRILDPTSATLGIDALGYDPDQKALLLNAVQRPYGMVLVTGPTGSGKTVSLYTCLNILNQPGVNIATAEDPAEINLPGVNQVNVNDKAGLTFSAALKSFLRQDPDIIMVGEIRDLETAEIAIKAAQTGHMVLSTLHTNDAPSTLTRLMNMGIAPFNIASSVILITAQRLARRLCKCKQPADIPKAALLRAGFGEEELDGSWLPYRAAGCDICKGTGYKGRVGIYQVMPITDVMTRIIMSNGNAIDIADQARREGVRDLRRSGLDKVRSGLTSLEEVESVTNE, from the coding sequence ATGTCAGCCACTTCATCTCCGATTCTACTAACAGGTCTCGCACGCGCTCTGGTCAGTCAGCAATGGCTTACCGAGGAGGAAGCCGAGGCCCTGATGAAGCATGCCAAGAGTAATAATGAGAGCTTTGTTACCCAGGTACTGAACACCAAAAAAATCAAGTCGCTGAAACTGGCGGAATTTGCCGCGACCCAATTCGGCTTTCCCTACTTCGACCTGAATGCAATCGACCCCGAGGTCATCCCTAAAAAGGTCCTCGATTCCAAGCTCATTCAGCACCGGCGTGTCGTGGCACTGTACCAGCGCGGCAACCGGTTATCGGTAGCGGTCTCCGACCCGACCAATCTGCAAGCCATCGATGAAATCAAGTTTCAAACCAATCTGGCCGTCGATATTATCGTTGTCGAGGATGATAAGCTCGGCAAACTGGTCGCCCAGATTGGCGAAAGCGAAAACAACACGCTGGCCAGCCTGGATGCCGAAGATATTGATCTGGATTTTACCGATGATGAAGCCATCGCCAAAGCCAAGGCCAATGAAGCCGAGACGGCGGACATCGATGACGCCCCTGTCGTACGCTATCTGCAGAAGATATTGCTGGATGCGATCAATGACGGCGTGTCGGATATTCACTTCGAGCCTTATGAAAAATTTTACCGAATTCGCTATCGACTGGACGGCGTCCTGCGTGAAATTGCGCAACCCCCGTTAGCCATCAAAGACAAATTATCCTCCCGCATCAAAGTCATTTCCAAACTCGACATCTCGGAAAAACGCGTGCCGCAGGATGGCCGCATGAAACTGGTACTGTCCAAAAACCGTGCCATCGATTTCCGTGTAAGCACCCTGCCCACCCTGTACGGCGAAAAAATCGTCATGCGGATTCTCGATCCCACCAGTGCCACACTGGGCATTGACGCATTGGGCTATGATCCCGATCAGAAGGCCTTGTTACTGAATGCGGTGCAGCGTCCTTATGGCATGGTACTGGTAACCGGACCCACGGGTAGCGGCAAAACCGTGTCGCTCTACACCTGCCTGAACATACTTAATCAGCCGGGTGTCAATATTGCCACCGCGGAAGACCCGGCAGAAATCAACCTGCCCGGCGTCAACCAGGTCAACGTCAACGACAAAGCCGGACTCACGTTCTCTGCCGCACTGAAATCCTTCCTGCGCCAGGATCCGGACATTATTATGGTGGGCGAGATACGCGATCTGGAAACCGCCGAGATTGCCATCAAAGCGGCACAAACTGGCCACATGGTATTATCGACGCTACATACCAACGATGCCCCATCAACGCTGACGCGTCTGATGAACATGGGGATTGCACCATTCAACATAGCATCCAGTGTTATCCTGATTACCGCCCAGCGACTGGCGCGCAGATTATGCAAATGCAAACAGCCAGCCGACATCCCCAAAGCCGCGCTGCTGCGTGCAGGATTTGGTGAAGAGGAACTGGACGGCAGCTGGCTGCCATACCGTGCCGCAGGCTGTGATATTTGCAAAGGGACGGGATACAAGGGGCGAGTTGGCATTTATCAGGTCATGCCGATCACAGACGTAATGACGCGCATCATCATGAGCAACGGCAACGCCATCGACATTGCGGATCAGGCGCGACGCGAAGGCGTCAGGGATCTGAGGCGCTCGGGACTGGATAAAGTCCGTTCAGGACTAACCTCGCTGGAAGAAGTCGAATCGGTGACTAACGAATAA
- a CDS encoding HlyC/CorC family transporter produces the protein MNDISIGVLLLALLALLLLSAFFSASETSMMAINRYRLRHLARHGHRGAKRTAELLASTDKLLGVILLGNNLINAASATLVTYISIRLFGNSEWVLGIATLIVTFAILVFSEVTPKVIGAAYPEKIALPASFILRPLLTLAYPVVWFVNLFVQALLRLMRLRPNVDSTENILGIEELRSLVLESGKLLPSTHKSILLNLLDLEKITVDDVMMPRHQIEAIALDESAETITRQLTSSHHTRLPIYRDQLNEIIGIIHLRDIARDLRNNDITSETILANAQAPYFIPSGTLLFSQLRQFQENQRSIGLIVDEYGELLGLLSLEDILEEIVGELGNSAHPQLTGYIPQTDGSWLVEGISPIRQINRKLKLRLPESGPKTINGLILEHLEDIPEPGTTLKIENYPIEIIQVQERAVKTARIFPQQKAL, from the coding sequence TTGAACGATATTTCAATTGGCGTGCTCCTGTTGGCACTGCTGGCTTTACTGCTTCTATCCGCCTTCTTCTCCGCATCCGAAACCAGCATGATGGCGATCAATCGCTATCGACTACGCCATCTGGCACGCCACGGACACCGCGGAGCGAAACGTACCGCCGAATTACTTGCCAGCACTGACAAACTGCTTGGTGTCATCCTGCTCGGCAACAATCTCATTAACGCAGCATCGGCCACACTGGTCACCTATATTTCGATACGGCTATTCGGCAACAGCGAATGGGTACTCGGCATCGCCACACTAATCGTTACCTTTGCTATTCTGGTATTCAGCGAAGTCACCCCGAAAGTCATCGGTGCCGCCTATCCGGAAAAAATCGCCCTTCCGGCCAGCTTCATTCTGCGTCCGTTACTGACATTGGCATACCCAGTGGTCTGGTTTGTGAATTTATTTGTACAGGCATTATTGCGCCTGATGCGCTTGCGCCCCAATGTCGACAGCACCGAAAACATTCTGGGCATAGAAGAGCTGCGCTCACTCGTGCTGGAATCGGGGAAACTGCTGCCCTCCACCCACAAAAGCATATTGCTGAATCTGCTGGATCTGGAAAAAATCACCGTAGATGACGTCATGATGCCACGCCATCAAATCGAGGCCATCGCGCTGGATGAATCCGCAGAAACCATTACCCGCCAACTTACCAGCAGCCACCATACCCGCCTGCCAATATATCGCGACCAGCTTAACGAAATCATCGGTATCATTCATCTACGCGATATCGCTCGGGATTTGCGCAACAACGACATAACCAGCGAAACCATCCTCGCCAATGCACAAGCACCCTATTTCATCCCATCCGGCACATTACTGTTTAGCCAGCTGCGTCAATTTCAGGAAAATCAGCGCAGCATCGGCCTGATCGTTGATGAGTACGGCGAGTTACTGGGGTTATTATCCCTGGAAGACATCCTCGAAGAAATTGTCGGCGAGTTAGGGAATTCAGCCCATCCGCAACTGACCGGCTACATTCCGCAGACCGACGGCAGCTGGCTGGTAGAAGGCATCAGCCCTATTCGTCAAATCAATCGCAAATTAAAGCTGCGCCTCCCCGAATCCGGACCCAAAACCATCAACGGCCTGATACTGGAACATCTGGAAGACATACCTGAGCCCGGCACCACGCTCAAGATAGAAAACTACCCCATCGAAATCATTCAGGTACAAGAACGCGCGGTAAAAACCGCCCGGATTTTCCCGCAACAAAAAGCGCTGTAA
- a CDS encoding molybdopterin oxidoreductase family protein, with amino-acid sequence MNAIVKIENHDKQEIKFTTCYMCACRCGIKVTLEEDKVRFIQGNRNHPTNQGVLCAKGSAGIMKQYSAAKLRKPLMRKPGSERGDGEFVEIEWDQALDMLTERLSEIRATNPSKLAFFTGRDQMQALTGLWAQQFGTLNWAAHGGFCSVNMAAAGLYSIGFSFWEFGAPDWDYAKYFIMWGVAEDHSSNPIKIGLEKLKRHGGKFVSVNPVRTGYSAIADEWIPIKPGMDGLLALSVVHVLLSRELFDWDFLIRYTNTAWLVVDTPGQKGHGLFLRDEQGNPLVWDIEKETFVNALAKDVAPALFGDFVAPDGRPVRTVMSLTAERYLDDCYAPENVAQECGVPAETIERMALEMAHVAFKETVELDIEWTDSWGRKHDKVIGRPVAMYAMRGIAAHSNGFHACRAVHLIQMLLGALDGPGNFRARAPYPKPIPPHQLPENNIDVINAPNTPLSRTPLGFPTRPEDLVIDADGKPLRIDKAYSWEIPIASHGLMHMVITNATNHDPYPIDTLLLFMSNMAWNSTMNTRNVQDMLREKDPAKPDQHKIPFLVVVDAFHSEMVNFADLVLPDTTYLERHDTISLLDRPISEPDAAADAIRYPLVKLDRDVRPWQEVMVDLASRLKFPAFTNADGTPKFKNYPDFIVNYERAPGIGFLSGWRGKNGEKSLKGEPNPKQWEKYIENESFFAHHWPDSQKYNRFANKEYLDVAAEVGFVGKSEPIIMQVYSEPLQKFRLAGQGLYDGPQPTSPVDRERLATYFDPLPMWYKPLEQERVDEKEYPFFALTQRPMLMYHSWDSQNVWLRQILAQNYMYMNRGQAGRMGLQDNDWIWVESHNGKIRCQLRTMEGTQENTIWTWNAIGKQGGAWGLKADASEAKKGFLLNHLISELLPARQGERRITNSDPVTGQAAWFDLRVKVYKAAEGEEGSWPEFPALKPLPWDDGERPDVLRYSTRTDD; translated from the coding sequence ATGAATGCAATTGTAAAAATCGAAAATCACGACAAGCAGGAAATCAAATTTACTACTTGTTATATGTGCGCCTGCCGCTGTGGCATCAAAGTCACTTTGGAAGAGGATAAGGTCCGGTTTATTCAAGGCAACCGCAATCATCCGACTAATCAGGGGGTGCTATGCGCAAAAGGTTCCGCGGGCATCATGAAACAGTATTCGGCTGCCAAATTACGCAAGCCGCTGATGCGCAAGCCGGGTTCCGAGCGGGGTGATGGCGAATTCGTTGAGATCGAATGGGATCAGGCGCTGGATATGCTGACCGAGCGCTTGTCGGAAATTCGTGCGACCAACCCGTCCAAGCTGGCGTTCTTTACCGGGCGTGATCAGATGCAGGCGTTGACCGGTCTTTGGGCGCAGCAGTTCGGAACCTTGAACTGGGCGGCTCACGGCGGTTTCTGTTCAGTCAATATGGCTGCGGCCGGTCTGTATTCCATCGGTTTCTCGTTCTGGGAATTCGGTGCGCCGGATTGGGATTACGCCAAGTATTTTATTATGTGGGGTGTCGCGGAAGACCACTCATCCAACCCGATCAAGATCGGCCTGGAAAAGCTCAAGCGTCACGGCGGCAAATTCGTCTCGGTGAATCCGGTACGTACCGGCTATTCTGCGATTGCAGATGAATGGATTCCGATCAAGCCGGGCATGGATGGTTTGCTGGCGCTATCGGTTGTGCACGTTCTGCTGTCGCGCGAATTGTTCGACTGGGATTTCCTGATTCGTTATACCAATACAGCCTGGCTGGTGGTTGATACTCCGGGTCAGAAGGGGCATGGCTTGTTCCTGCGCGACGAACAGGGCAATCCGTTGGTGTGGGATATTGAAAAGGAAACGTTCGTCAATGCCTTGGCAAAAGATGTTGCGCCGGCCTTGTTTGGCGATTTCGTTGCGCCGGATGGTCGTCCGGTGAGGACGGTCATGAGCTTGACTGCCGAGCGTTATCTGGATGACTGTTATGCGCCAGAGAACGTGGCGCAGGAATGCGGCGTACCGGCCGAAACCATCGAGCGTATGGCGTTGGAGATGGCGCATGTGGCATTCAAGGAAACGGTCGAGCTGGATATCGAATGGACCGATAGCTGGGGGCGTAAGCACGATAAAGTGATAGGTCGTCCTGTGGCAATGTATGCGATGCGCGGCATTGCGGCGCACTCCAATGGCTTCCATGCCTGTCGTGCGGTGCATTTGATCCAGATGCTGCTGGGTGCGCTGGATGGCCCGGGCAATTTCCGTGCACGAGCGCCTTATCCCAAACCGATCCCGCCGCATCAGCTGCCGGAAAACAATATTGATGTGATTAATGCGCCGAATACGCCGTTATCGCGCACGCCGCTGGGTTTCCCGACGCGGCCTGAGGATTTGGTGATTGATGCCGATGGCAAGCCGTTGCGTATCGACAAGGCGTATTCCTGGGAAATCCCGATCGCTTCGCATGGTTTGATGCATATGGTGATTACCAATGCGACCAATCACGATCCTTACCCGATTGATACGCTGCTGCTGTTTATGTCCAACATGGCTTGGAATTCGACCATGAATACCAGGAATGTGCAGGATATGCTGCGCGAGAAAGATCCTGCCAAGCCTGACCAGCATAAGATCCCGTTCCTGGTGGTGGTGGATGCGTTCCATTCGGAGATGGTTAACTTTGCTGATCTGGTATTGCCTGATACCACTTATCTGGAACGCCACGACACGATTTCGTTGCTGGATCGGCCGATTTCCGAGCCGGATGCAGCGGCAGATGCAATTCGCTATCCGCTGGTCAAGCTGGATCGCGATGTGCGGCCTTGGCAAGAGGTGATGGTGGATCTGGCTTCGCGCCTTAAATTCCCGGCATTTACCAATGCCGATGGCACGCCAAAATTCAAGAACTATCCCGATTTTATCGTGAATTATGAACGCGCGCCAGGAATAGGCTTCCTGTCAGGCTGGCGTGGCAAAAACGGCGAGAAATCGCTAAAAGGCGAGCCGAATCCGAAGCAATGGGAAAAATATATCGAGAACGAGTCGTTCTTTGCGCACCATTGGCCGGATAGCCAGAAATACAACCGGTTCGCCAACAAGGAGTATCTGGATGTTGCGGCAGAGGTCGGTTTTGTCGGCAAATCCGAACCGATCATCATGCAGGTGTACTCCGAGCCTTTGCAAAAATTCCGTTTGGCCGGACAGGGTCTCTACGATGGTCCGCAGCCAACCAGTCCGGTAGATCGCGAACGCCTCGCTACATACTTCGATCCATTGCCAATGTGGTACAAGCCGCTGGAACAGGAAAGAGTTGACGAGAAGGAATATCCGTTCTTTGCGCTGACGCAGCGTCCGATGTTGATGTACCACTCGTGGGATTCGCAAAACGTATGGCTGCGGCAGATTCTGGCGCAAAACTATATGTACATGAATCGCGGCCAGGCTGGTCGTATGGGGCTGCAGGATAATGACTGGATATGGGTGGAATCGCATAACGGCAAGATCCGTTGTCAGTTGCGTACCATGGAAGGCACACAGGAAAATACCATCTGGACCTGGAATGCGATCGGCAAGCAGGGCGGTGCCTGGGGCTTGAAAGCGGATGCATCGGAAGCTAAAAAGGGATTCCTGCTGAATCACCTGATTTCGGAACTGCTGCCGGCCAGGCAGGGTGAGCGCCGCATTACCAACTCTGACCCCGTGACCGGACAGGCCGCCTGGTTCGACTTGCGGGTCAAGGTGTACAAAGCAGCTGAGGGCGAAGAAGGCAGCTGGCCGGAGTTTCCCGCATTGAAACCGCTGCCATGGGATGATGGCGAGCGTCCGGATGTGTTGCGCTACAGTACGCGCACTGACGACTAA
- a CDS encoding 4Fe-4S dicluster domain-containing protein: MRLGLVIDLDVCVGCHACAIACKEWNASGATAPLTDYQPYGAEPSGVWFNRIRSYEVGEYPNNKTINFPMSCMHCEDADCVTVCPTGASYKRAEDGIVLVDQTKCMGCNYCSWACPYGARELDRESGTMKKCTLCIDRIYDTMMPVEERQPACVLTCPAHARMFGDMDDANSAVSVVIRERGGYQLMPELGYNPTNHYLPVRKATPISTENLGKVGFKGRLKGIVNRIVKR, translated from the coding sequence ATGAGATTAGGTTTAGTGATCGATTTGGACGTATGCGTAGGTTGTCACGCCTGCGCCATTGCTTGCAAAGAGTGGAATGCATCGGGGGCAACAGCACCGCTGACCGACTATCAGCCATACGGTGCCGAGCCGTCGGGTGTGTGGTTTAACCGGATTCGTAGTTATGAAGTGGGCGAATACCCAAATAACAAAACGATAAATTTTCCGATGTCCTGCATGCATTGCGAGGATGCTGACTGTGTAACGGTATGTCCGACGGGTGCTTCCTACAAGCGTGCCGAAGACGGCATTGTGCTGGTTGATCAGACTAAGTGCATGGGTTGCAACTACTGCTCATGGGCATGTCCTTATGGCGCCCGTGAATTGGATCGCGAATCGGGCACGATGAAGAAATGCACGCTCTGCATAGACCGGATTTACGACACCATGATGCCGGTGGAAGAACGGCAGCCTGCCTGTGTGCTTACCTGTCCCGCTCATGCGCGGATGTTTGGCGACATGGATGACGCAAATTCTGCGGTGAGCGTGGTTATACGCGAACGCGGTGGATACCAGTTAATGCCTGAGCTGGGATATAACCCGACCAATCATTATTTGCCTGTGCGTAAAGCCACGCCAATCTCTACCGAAAATCTGGGTAAAGTGGGCTTCAAAGGCCGGCTCAAAGGCATTGTAAACAGAATCGTTAAACGCTAA
- a CDS encoding DmsC/YnfH family molybdoenzyme membrane anchor subunit, with the protein MHPAFSVIFFTVSSGAGFGLFALLVLADLLGLGGGLSTDQKLTAGVIALFLVSAGLSSSVFHLANPKNAWRAFSRYRTSWLSREGVFAVIFFPFAIAYLGLTWLNWAQFDVLKMGMGIIAALLAWTTIFSTGMIYACLKTIRQWNSPLVPANYLALGHFLGALLLLAVASGGGVELGSYVSLAMGLLVAAAALKAIYYFWIANPGATSSIQTATGFTRGTVRLLDTGHTHGTFLTQEFGFKIARQFSLLLKVVVFVAAFALPAVLLLATLPTQDNLFVVAAVAIVGIIAERWLFFAEARHVVNLYHGAQRT; encoded by the coding sequence ATGCATCCCGCATTCTCGGTTATCTTTTTTACAGTAAGTTCTGGCGCGGGTTTCGGCTTGTTCGCATTGTTAGTGCTTGCGGATTTGTTGGGTTTGGGCGGTGGATTGTCGACCGACCAGAAATTGACGGCAGGTGTTATTGCGTTATTTTTGGTGTCGGCCGGGCTGTCGTCGTCCGTGTTTCACTTGGCCAACCCCAAGAATGCTTGGCGCGCTTTCAGTCGTTATCGCACATCCTGGCTGTCGCGGGAAGGCGTGTTTGCGGTCATCTTCTTTCCATTCGCAATAGCGTATCTGGGGCTGACCTGGCTGAACTGGGCGCAGTTCGATGTGTTGAAGATGGGGATGGGTATCATTGCGGCATTGCTTGCTTGGACCACGATATTCAGCACCGGCATGATTTACGCATGTCTGAAAACGATACGCCAGTGGAATTCGCCACTGGTGCCCGCAAATTATCTGGCATTGGGGCACTTCCTCGGGGCGCTGTTATTGCTGGCCGTGGCAAGCGGGGGTGGGGTTGAACTTGGTTCATATGTGTCACTTGCAATGGGGTTGCTGGTGGCCGCCGCCGCACTGAAAGCAATATATTATTTCTGGATCGCCAACCCGGGGGCAACTTCATCAATTCAAACCGCGACGGGTTTTACGCGCGGTACGGTGCGGCTGCTGGATACCGGACATACGCACGGTACGTTCCTTACCCAGGAATTCGGTTTTAAAATTGCACGTCAATTTTCCCTGTTATTGAAGGTTGTCGTATTTGTGGCGGCATTTGCTTTGCCGGCCGTATTGCTGCTTGCAACGCTGCCAACCCAGGATAACCTGTTTGTGGTCGCTGCAGTGGCTATAGTGGGCATAATTGCAGAGCGCTGGCTGTTCTTTGCAGAAGCTCGCCACGTAGTAAATTTGTATCATGGCGCTCAGCGCACTTAA
- a CDS encoding rhodanese-like domain-containing protein has protein sequence MALSALKYIRKLFASFHHFGILVNFDKFEAVMYGFKEVDVQGLEQLEASSDCMLIDVRTDAEVSRGGIEGAVHIPLHLLPLKAQDLPNDRPVVFYCQSGGRSAQACAFVASKGISEVYNLQGGIMGWIRAGKPLSSI, from the coding sequence ATGGCGCTCAGCGCACTTAAATATATTAGAAAACTATTTGCATCGTTTCATCATTTTGGTATATTAGTAAACTTTGATAAATTTGAGGCAGTTATGTACGGTTTTAAAGAAGTTGATGTGCAGGGTTTGGAGCAGCTCGAAGCAAGCTCGGATTGCATGTTGATTGACGTGCGTACAGACGCAGAAGTGTCTCGGGGCGGTATAGAAGGCGCAGTACATATTCCATTGCATTTGCTGCCTCTTAAAGCTCAGGATTTACCCAATGATCGTCCGGTAGTGTTTTATTGCCAATCGGGCGGGCGTTCGGCGCAAGCTTGTGCATTTGTGGCCTCAAAGGGAATAAGCGAAGTCTATAATTTGCAAGGCGGGATTATGGGTTGGATTCGTGCAGGTAAGCCGTTATCATCCATTTAA
- a CDS encoding sulfurtransferase TusA family protein, translating into MNFDKELDAKGLNCPLPILRCKKSLADMAAGQVLKIVATDPGAIKDFEAFAKQTGNELLSSAQAGGEFTFFMKKK; encoded by the coding sequence ATGAATTTTGATAAAGAATTAGATGCAAAAGGTTTAAATTGCCCATTACCGATCTTGCGTTGCAAGAAGAGCTTGGCAGATATGGCCGCTGGCCAGGTTCTGAAAATTGTTGCAACAGATCCCGGTGCGATCAAGGATTTCGAAGCTTTTGCCAAACAAACTGGTAATGAATTATTGTCTTCCGCGCAGGCGGGTGGTGAATTCACCTTCTTCATGAAGAAGAAATAA
- a CDS encoding DsrE/DsrF/DrsH-like family protein: protein MDQKKLAIIATKGTLDWAYPPFILASTAAALDYAVEIFFTFYGLQLVRKDLSVLKVSPLGNPGMPMKMPFGPKWFRGINWNVPNAIQALVPGYESVATVLMKQTIANNGVATIADLRMMCQEADVKFLACQMTVELFGFEHSDFIDGLEYVGAASFFSFAGDSDICLYL from the coding sequence ATGGATCAAAAGAAGCTTGCAATCATAGCAACCAAGGGCACATTGGATTGGGCGTACCCACCGTTTATTTTGGCATCTACCGCAGCAGCGTTAGATTATGCGGTGGAGATATTTTTTACGTTCTATGGCTTGCAGTTGGTTCGCAAGGATCTGTCCGTGTTAAAGGTTAGTCCCTTGGGTAACCCCGGAATGCCGATGAAAATGCCGTTTGGTCCTAAATGGTTCCGTGGCATTAACTGGAATGTGCCAAACGCGATACAAGCTCTGGTGCCGGGATATGAGTCCGTGGCGACTGTTCTGATGAAGCAGACAATTGCTAACAATGGTGTGGCCACAATTGCAGACCTGCGCATGATGTGCCAAGAAGCCGATGTGAAATTTCTGGCTTGTCAAATGACGGTGGAGCTATTCGGCTTTGAGCACAGCGACTTTATTGACGGGTTGGAATACGTTGGTGCGGCTTCCTTCTTCTCGTTTGCTGGTGATTCGGATATTTGCTTGTATCTGTAA
- a CDS encoding 4Fe-4S dicluster domain-containing protein has product MATYAEMREIYDDIRSDFRYDHELNGCLNCGICTATCPSAQFYDYSPREIVQLLWTENVEQIYDAMQEKIWACAQCMTCAARCPFKNSPGGLVMIMREVSIKHGMQSAKDVLRPFGRVMLKLITTGNQLSPDMIQPDHFPDWGPNIQKVEGDLKTLRKAIPVRTLQTTDTAWEVSLKTSVEMYTIWEMTGVLSSLEAMDENLFDVIEDFIDEKREEYEEWLEEQEDD; this is encoded by the coding sequence ATGGCAACTTACGCTGAAATGCGCGAGATTTATGATGATATACGCAGCGATTTTCGTTACGATCATGAATTGAACGGGTGTTTGAATTGTGGTATCTGTACCGCGACCTGCCCGTCGGCGCAATTTTATGACTACAGCCCACGTGAAATTGTCCAGTTGTTATGGACGGAAAACGTTGAGCAAATTTATGATGCGATGCAGGAAAAAATCTGGGCATGCGCTCAGTGCATGACTTGCGCGGCACGCTGCCCGTTTAAGAATTCCCCTGGCGGTCTGGTTATGATCATGCGTGAAGTATCTATCAAGCATGGTATGCAATCGGCAAAGGATGTATTGCGTCCGTTCGGTCGTGTAATGCTGAAGCTGATTACGACCGGTAACCAGTTGTCACCAGACATGATTCAGCCGGATCACTTTCCGGATTGGGGTCCGAATATTCAGAAGGTCGAAGGCGATCTAAAAACTTTGCGTAAGGCAATTCCCGTTCGTACATTGCAAACGACTGACACTGCTTGGGAAGTTTCGTTAAAAACATCGGTAGAGATGTACACCATCTGGGAAATGACAGGTGTGTTGTCTTCTTTGGAAGCGATGGACGAAAACTTATTTGACGTAATCGAAGATTTTATCGACGAAAAGCGCGAAGAGTACGAAGAGTGGCTGGAAGAGCAAGAAGACGACTGA
- a CDS encoding heterodisulfide reductase-related iron-sulfur binding cluster, producing MSNTANGSENQGIAGHGSFFQQTNLSGAEAAKATEWVRKHVDKRTIDLGERMDDIRDHMWELEKDGQIIVHRITDDHKPVDVQTLFGWNKRVPTTQLWHHKSCGQCGNIPGYPTSILWFMNNFGYVPGKDYLDETDQTSCTAWNYHGSGIGNVESLAAVFMRNFHQAYISGKQHGFEAGHFYPLVHCGTSFGNYKEIRKYLVESAELRERVTKILGKLGRLVDGKLVIPEEIIHYSEWVHVVRNRIASELQTVDVSNIRVTMHAACHYYKMVHEDAIYDPEILGGNRTAVGSSMALALGAQVIDYSTWYDCCGFGFRHIISEREFTRSFTMDRKIRVVREEANADVMLGIDTGCITTMDKNQWIGKAHDNDFAVPIMADVQFAALACGADPFKIVQLQWHASPCEELVEKMGISWTEAKKTFEAYLKEVEAGNIEYLYNPELALGGRQ from the coding sequence ATGAGCAATACTGCCAATGGAAGTGAAAATCAAGGAATTGCTGGGCACGGTTCATTTTTCCAGCAAACCAATCTGTCAGGTGCGGAAGCTGCTAAAGCAACCGAATGGGTGCGTAAGCATGTGGATAAGCGCACGATAGACTTAGGCGAACGGATGGATGACATCCGTGATCATATGTGGGAATTGGAAAAAGATGGGCAAATCATTGTTCATCGTATTACCGACGATCATAAGCCGGTAGACGTACAAACCCTTTTTGGCTGGAACAAGCGCGTTCCAACCACGCAGTTGTGGCATCACAAATCATGCGGTCAGTGTGGAAATATTCCGGGTTATCCAACCTCGATTTTGTGGTTCATGAACAATTTCGGGTACGTGCCAGGTAAGGATTATCTGGATGAAACCGATCAGACGTCATGTACCGCATGGAATTACCATGGCTCTGGCATCGGTAACGTGGAGTCGTTGGCGGCTGTGTTTATGCGCAATTTCCACCAGGCATATATATCGGGTAAGCAGCATGGTTTTGAAGCCGGGCATTTCTATCCATTGGTGCATTGCGGAACTTCCTTCGGTAACTACAAGGAAATTCGCAAATACCTTGTTGAATCGGCCGAACTGCGTGAACGCGTGACCAAGATCCTGGGTAAATTAGGCCGTTTGGTTGATGGAAAGCTGGTGATTCCAGAAGAAATTATCCATTACTCGGAATGGGTGCATGTGGTGCGCAACCGGATTGCTTCCGAATTGCAGACCGTTGATGTGTCAAACATTCGTGTCACCATGCATGCTGCATGTCATTACTACAAAATGGTGCATGAAGATGCGATTTACGATCCGGAAATTCTGGGCGGTAACCGTACTGCAGTAGGTAGCTCGATGGCTTTGGCGCTCGGCGCTCAGGTGATTGATTACTCGACCTGGTACGATTGCTGTGGTTTCGGATTCCGCCATATCATTTCCGAGCGCGAGTTCACTCGTTCATTCACCATGGATCGCAAGATCCGCGTTGTGCGTGAAGAAGCAAATGCCGACGTGATGTTGGGAATTGATACCGGCTGTATTACCACCATGGACAAAAACCAGTGGATCGGTAAAGCGCATGATAATGATTTTGCAGTGCCTATCATGGCTGACGTGCAATTTGCCGCGCTAGCTTGCGGTGCAGATCCATTCAAGATTGTGCAATTGCAATGGCATGCTTCGCCATGTGAAGAATTGGTTGAAAAAATGGGTATTTCCTGGACAGAAGCCAAGAAAACCTTTGAGGCCTATTTGAAAGAAGTGGAAGCAGGTAACATCGAGTATTTATATAACCCTGAGCTGGCATTAGGAGGCCGTCAATAA